One region of Longimicrobiaceae bacterium genomic DNA includes:
- a CDS encoding GTP-binding protein, giving the protein MAKAKFERNKPHVNVGTIGHVDHGKTTLTAAITRIQAAKGLADFVSFDNIDKAPEERARGITIATAHVEYQTEKRHYAHVDCPGH; this is encoded by the coding sequence TGAGCGGAACAAGCCGCACGTGAACGTGGGCACCATCGGCCACGTCGACCACGGCAAGACCACGCTGACCGCGGCGATCACGCGGATCCAGGCGGCCAAGGGTCTGGCCGACTTCGTCAGCTTCGACAACATCGACAAGGCACCCGAGGAGCGCGCCCGCGGCATCACGATCGCGACCGCGCACGTGGAGTACCAGACGGAGAAGCGCCACTACGCGCACGTCGACTGCCCCGGGCAC